The following proteins come from a genomic window of Chryseobacterium glaciei:
- the argH gene encoding argininosuccinate lyase — MKKIWQKDDLATNILVNKFTVGKDLDFDERLAKYDVKGSMAHCKMLAEVGIISNEESEQMLFVLDEILKDIENGTFEIDKTAEDIHSQVESILIEKLGDVGKKIHTARSRNDQVLLDIKLYLVDEIREITALTDEFFQILIKLADRHKNVLLPGYTHLQIAMPSSFGLWFGAYAEALLDDVEMLFSVKNIINKNPLGSAAGYGSSFPIDRESTTYNLGFQSMNYNSVYAQMTRGKSEKMLSMAMATLAGTLGKFAYDVCLYLSQNFDFISFPKEFTTGSSIMPHKKNPDIFELVRARCNRIQSLPNEFILLTNNLPSGYHRDMQLTKEILFPAIDSLKECLEILSYTLPNIQVKDGILEDEKYKYLFSVEKINEEVKKGSSFRDAYVKVGQEIENNEFDFEIENLNHTHQGSIGNLCLDKIEYQFNKLKNKLLG, encoded by the coding sequence ATGAAAAAGATATGGCAGAAAGATGACCTTGCCACCAATATATTAGTCAACAAATTTACGGTCGGGAAAGATCTTGATTTTGATGAGCGTTTGGCAAAATACGATGTCAAAGGTTCTATGGCGCATTGTAAAATGTTGGCAGAAGTTGGAATTATTTCCAATGAAGAATCAGAACAGATGTTATTTGTTTTGGACGAAATTTTGAAAGATATCGAAAACGGAACTTTTGAAATTGATAAAACTGCGGAAGACATTCACTCGCAGGTAGAATCTATTTTAATTGAAAAATTAGGAGATGTCGGAAAGAAAATTCATACGGCAAGATCTAGAAATGATCAGGTTTTGTTGGATATCAAACTGTACCTGGTTGATGAAATTCGTGAAATTACAGCGTTGACAGATGAGTTCTTTCAAATATTAATCAAACTGGCAGATCGGCATAAAAATGTTCTTCTTCCGGGTTATACACATTTACAGATTGCAATGCCATCATCGTTTGGATTATGGTTTGGAGCGTATGCGGAAGCGTTGCTAGATGATGTTGAAATGCTGTTTTCAGTAAAAAATATCATTAATAAAAATCCACTGGGTTCTGCGGCGGGTTATGGCTCGTCTTTCCCGATTGACCGTGAGAGTACAACCTATAATTTGGGCTTTCAATCGATGAACTATAATTCGGTTTATGCTCAAATGACGCGTGGGAAATCAGAAAAAATGTTGTCGATGGCTATGGCAACTTTGGCGGGAACATTGGGGAAATTTGCTTATGATGTTTGCTTGTATTTAAGTCAGAATTTTGATTTTATAAGCTTTCCTAAAGAGTTTACAACGGGAAGCAGTATTATGCCGCATAAGAAAAATCCGGATATTTTCGAGTTGGTTCGTGCGCGTTGCAACAGAATTCAATCGTTGCCGAATGAGTTCATTTTGTTGACGAATAATCTTCCTTCAGGCTATCACCGAGATATGCAGTTGACGAAGGAAATTCTTTTCCCAGCTATTGATTCTCTGAAAGAATGTCTTGAGATTTTGAGTTATACATTACCAAATATTCAGGTAAAAGATGGTATTCTGGAAGATGAAAAGTATAAATATCTTTTCAGTGTAGAGAAGATCAATGAAGAGGTGAAAAAAGGAAGTTCATTCCGTGATGCGTATGTAAAAGTAGGACAGGAGATTGAAAATAATGAGTTTGATTTTGAAATAGAAAATCTTAATCATACCCATCAGGGAAGTATAGGGAATCTTTGTTTAGATAAAATTGAATATCAGTTTAATAAATTGAAAAATAAATTGTTGGGTTGA
- a CDS encoding M20 family metallo-hydrolase, with protein MQELKSVYSKEELLNNAVDLLKKLIEIPSFSKDEFNTSVEIENFFKKNSIPTKRFKNNIWAVNKNFDVFKPSILLNTHHDTVKPNKAYTLDPFLAIEKDGKLFGLGSNDAGASLVSMAQVFLHFYAQEDLKYNLVVALTAEEEISGFDGIEALFPQLPNIELAIVGEPTQMNLAIAEKGLLVIDGEMKGTPSHAAHPNDDNSIVKCMEDLQQILSFKFPKVSDYLGEVKVTLSGIHAGVQHNVVPESCAFTLDVRVTDEYSNEEAFEIIQSQMKSTLTARSFRLNPSKIEMDHPFVKAGLEIGRTTYGSPTSSDQAIIPCTSVKMGPGDSRRSHTADEYIYIDEIKEGIEIYIQILEKILR; from the coding sequence ATGCAGGAACTGAAATCTGTTTATAGTAAAGAAGAATTACTGAATAATGCAGTGGATTTGTTGAAAAAACTGATTGAGATTCCGTCATTCAGCAAAGATGAATTTAATACGTCTGTGGAGATTGAAAACTTTTTTAAAAAGAACAGTATTCCGACAAAACGTTTTAAAAATAACATCTGGGCGGTGAACAAAAATTTTGATGTATTCAAGCCCTCAATTTTACTGAATACACATCATGACACTGTAAAACCAAATAAAGCTTACACTTTAGATCCGTTTTTAGCAATTGAAAAGGATGGAAAACTGTTCGGATTGGGAAGTAATGATGCTGGTGCTTCTTTGGTTTCTATGGCGCAGGTTTTTTTGCATTTTTATGCTCAAGAAGATTTAAAATATAATTTAGTTGTTGCTTTGACGGCTGAGGAGGAGATTTCAGGTTTTGACGGAATTGAAGCTTTGTTTCCCCAACTACCCAATATCGAGCTTGCCATTGTAGGAGAACCAACGCAGATGAATCTGGCAATCGCGGAAAAAGGACTTTTGGTTATTGATGGAGAAATGAAGGGTACTCCTTCTCACGCCGCTCATCCGAATGACGATAACTCAATTGTGAAATGTATGGAAGATTTGCAACAAATTTTAAGCTTCAAATTTCCAAAAGTTTCAGATTATTTGGGTGAGGTTAAAGTTACGTTGTCAGGAATTCATGCCGGAGTTCAGCATAACGTAGTTCCGGAATCTTGTGCTTTCACGTTGGATGTTAGGGTTACGGATGAATATTCTAATGAAGAAGCGTTTGAAATCATCCAATCGCAGATGAAATCAACCTTAACGGCAAGATCTTTCAGGTTAAATCCTTCAAAAATAGAAATGGATCATCCGTTTGTAAAAGCAGGTTTGGAAATCGGGAGGACCACTTACGGTTCGCCAACTTCATCCGATCAGGCAATTATTCCGTGTACATCTGTGAAAATGGGTCCTGGGGACAGTAGGCGCTCCCACACTGCGGATGAATACATTTATATTGATGAAATAAAAGAAGGAATTGAGATTTATATCCAGATTCTAGAAAAGATTTTAAGATAA
- the argB gene encoding acetylglutamate kinase produces MKEKLYIIKIGGALIDDEELLNEFLEQFSDIKEKKILVHGGGKLATILADKLGVEQKMVNGRRITDKDTLDIVAMVYAGGINKNIVAKLQQKKCKAIGFSGADANLIKAKKREHAEIDFGFVGDIEKKSVNRKLISKLIKLKLVPVFSAITHDKKGNLFNTNADTIASVIAQALSSKYDVELLYCFDKSGVLEDVENPESVIKNISEEEFSFLKEEGKLHKGILPKLENALGAVKNKVNKVFLIKETELKNHIENHHAGTEICL; encoded by the coding sequence ATGAAAGAAAAATTATACATCATAAAAATCGGCGGTGCTTTAATTGATGATGAGGAATTATTGAACGAATTTCTTGAGCAGTTTTCTGACATTAAGGAAAAGAAAATTTTGGTTCATGGCGGCGGAAAATTAGCAACTATATTGGCTGATAAATTAGGTGTTGAACAAAAAATGGTCAACGGACGAAGAATCACAGATAAAGATACTTTGGATATTGTGGCGATGGTATATGCAGGAGGAATCAACAAAAATATTGTAGCGAAACTTCAGCAGAAAAAATGTAAAGCAATAGGTTTTTCGGGAGCTGATGCCAATTTAATTAAAGCTAAAAAAAGAGAACACGCAGAAATAGATTTCGGATTTGTAGGAGACATTGAGAAGAAAAGCGTGAACAGGAAATTGATATCAAAATTAATTAAACTTAAATTGGTTCCAGTGTTTTCAGCAATTACACACGATAAAAAAGGAAATCTTTTCAATACCAATGCTGATACGATTGCTTCGGTAATTGCTCAGGCTTTATCTTCAAAATATGATGTTGAATTATTGTATTGTTTTGATAAATCAGGAGTTTTGGAGGATGTCGAAAATCCTGAATCTGTCATAAAAAATATTTCGGAAGAAGAATTTTCATTTTTAAAAGAAGAAGGAAAATTACATAAAGGAATTTTACCCAAGTTGGAAAATGCTCTTGGAGCAGTAAAAAATAAAGTCAATAAGGTATTCTTAATAAAAGAAACCGAATTGAAAAACCATATAGAAAACCATCATGCAGGAACTGAAATCTGTTTATAG
- a CDS encoding N-acetylornithine carbamoyltransferase — protein MKKFTSVSDVENLQEIIKKALQIKENPLSETEKGKGKTIGLVFLNSSLRTRLSSQIAAQNLGLNVLTLNAAQEAWNLEFADGAVMNGDTVEHIKDAIEVLNQYCDIIAVRCFAGMKSKEDDVNESILSQFEQHAKVPVISLESATRHPLQSLADCITITENWKEERKPKVVLTWAPHIKPIAHAVGNSFAEWMKEMDVELVIANPEGYDLDKNFTKDVKVIHNQDEALKDADFIYVKNWSSFDNYATMPEVKENWMLTNEKLANTNQGKVMHCLPVRRNVELSDEVMDGENSIIYQQAKNRIFSAQAVFSEILDELNS, from the coding sequence ATGAAAAAATTCACCTCCGTAAGTGATGTTGAAAACTTACAGGAAATCATAAAAAAAGCTTTACAAATTAAAGAAAATCCTCTTTCGGAAACCGAGAAAGGAAAAGGGAAAACCATCGGACTTGTCTTTTTAAATTCAAGTTTGAGAACCCGTTTAAGCAGCCAGATTGCGGCACAAAATTTAGGTTTAAATGTTTTAACTTTAAATGCAGCTCAGGAAGCTTGGAACTTAGAGTTTGCAGACGGAGCTGTAATGAACGGGGATACTGTTGAGCATATCAAAGATGCAATTGAAGTATTAAACCAATATTGCGACATCATTGCGGTTCGTTGTTTTGCAGGAATGAAAAGCAAGGAAGATGATGTTAACGAAAGTATTTTAAGCCAGTTCGAGCAACATGCAAAAGTTCCCGTTATTTCATTGGAGTCGGCTACACGTCATCCTTTGCAAAGTTTGGCAGATTGTATTACGATTACCGAAAACTGGAAAGAGGAACGCAAACCTAAAGTGGTTTTAACTTGGGCGCCTCACATCAAACCGATTGCTCATGCGGTAGGAAATTCTTTTGCAGAATGGATGAAGGAGATGGATGTAGAGTTGGTGATCGCTAATCCAGAAGGTTATGATTTGGATAAAAATTTCACAAAAGATGTGAAAGTGATTCACAATCAGGATGAAGCTTTGAAAGATGCAGATTTTATTTATGTAAAAAACTGGTCGTCTTTTGATAACTACGCAACAATGCCTGAAGTGAAAGAAAACTGGATGCTGACAAATGAAAAGTTGGCTAATACCAATCAGGGAAAGGTAATGCACTGTCTTCCGGTTCGTCGTAATGTAGAATTGAGCGATGAGGTGATGGACGGTGAAAATTCCATCATTTATCAACAGGCAAAAAACCGAATTTTCTCTGCACAAGCTGTTTTCTCTGAAATTTTGGATGAATTGAATTCTTAA
- a CDS encoding aspartate aminotransferase family protein, with protein MNLFNVYPLFNINPVKAQGSFLWDDKGEKYLDFYGGHAVISIGHNHPHYQTQLKNQLDKISFYSNSVQNELQTELADKLGKLSGLEDYNLFLCNSGAEANENALKLASFHNGKSKVLYFSGSFHGRTSAAVSVTDNPKIVAPVNYDERFIKSEWNNIEQLEAIFEKQGNEISSVIIEGIQGVGGIMIPTVEFLTKIKELCEKHDTVLILDEVQSGYGRSGYFFAYQEFGIEADIITTAKGMGNGFPIGGVLIHPKFQASNGLLGTTFGGNHLACVAAIAVLDVMKDENLIENAQKMGAYIENEIKDFPHIKTIRRKGLMIGIELDRDCSEVRNNLLYNHHIFTGNSNDKSVLRILPALNIKKEETDLFISALKTVLENL; from the coding sequence ATGAATTTATTCAACGTATATCCATTGTTTAACATAAATCCAGTAAAAGCTCAGGGATCATTTCTTTGGGACGATAAAGGAGAAAAATATCTTGATTTTTACGGAGGTCACGCGGTAATTTCTATCGGGCACAACCATCCGCATTATCAAACTCAATTAAAGAATCAGTTAGATAAAATATCTTTCTATTCAAACTCAGTTCAGAACGAATTGCAAACGGAATTGGCAGATAAATTAGGAAAACTTTCAGGTTTGGAAGATTATAATCTGTTTTTATGTAATTCAGGAGCTGAGGCGAACGAAAATGCTTTAAAACTGGCTTCTTTCCACAACGGAAAAAGTAAAGTATTGTATTTCTCAGGTTCATTTCATGGCAGAACCTCGGCAGCAGTTTCTGTCACTGATAATCCAAAGATTGTAGCGCCGGTAAACTATGACGAAAGATTCATCAAATCTGAATGGAATAACATCGAACAGCTTGAAGCCATTTTTGAAAAACAAGGAAATGAAATTTCATCGGTGATTATCGAAGGAATCCAAGGAGTTGGAGGAATTATGATTCCAACGGTTGAATTTTTAACTAAAATCAAAGAATTATGTGAAAAACATGACACAGTTTTGATTTTAGATGAAGTTCAGTCAGGGTACGGAAGAAGTGGGTATTTCTTCGCTTATCAGGAATTTGGAATTGAAGCTGATATTATTACTACAGCAAAAGGAATGGGGAACGGTTTCCCAATCGGTGGAGTGTTGATTCATCCAAAATTTCAGGCAAGCAATGGTTTGCTGGGAACAACTTTTGGAGGAAATCATTTAGCTTGTGTCGCTGCGATTGCAGTTTTGGACGTGATGAAAGATGAAAATCTTATCGAAAATGCTCAAAAAATGGGCGCTTATATTGAAAACGAAATTAAAGATTTTCCACATATTAAAACTATCCGAAGGAAAGGCCTGATGATTGGAATCGAACTCGATAGGGATTGCTCAGAAGTGAGGAATAACTTATTGTACAATCATCATATCTTCACAGGAAACTCCAATGATAAGTCTGTGTTGAGGATTCTTCCGGCACTTAACATTAAAAAAGAAGAAACTGATCTATTCATCAGTGCTTTGAAAACTGTTTTAGAAAATCTATAA
- the argC gene encoding N-acetyl-gamma-glutamyl-phosphate reductase yields the protein MKKNIGIIGANGYTGSELVRLLAFHPNVTLSFLYSRSNSGTKISDLYPDLVTVCEMVLTDQPEDVDILFLCLPHKESQNWLTQNNIKDETLVIDLGNDFRLDGNLGNRNFIYGLPEINKKQLLGAKSIANPGCFATAIQLALLPLAQKGLLNEVYTTGITGSTGAGQSLQSTTHFTWRNDNISAYKTLTHQHVDEILQQLVSFNTNEISLNFVPWRGDFARGIFTSSTVKTDLELSDINQLYQDFYADEPFVKVSEKAIDLKQVVNTNRCVIHIEKSGNVAVIHSAIDNLLKGASGQAVQNMNIAMGWEENSGLNLKPVAF from the coding sequence ATGAAAAAAAATATCGGAATAATCGGTGCCAACGGCTACACAGGAAGCGAATTAGTTCGTCTGTTGGCTTTTCATCCTAATGTGACTTTGAGTTTTTTATATAGTCGTTCAAATTCGGGGACAAAGATTTCAGATTTGTACCCGGATTTAGTGACGGTTTGTGAAATGGTTTTAACGGATCAGCCTGAAGATGTAGATATTTTATTTTTATGTCTTCCTCACAAAGAAAGCCAGAATTGGCTGACTCAAAATAATATAAAAGATGAAACGTTAGTGATCGATTTAGGAAATGATTTTCGTTTAGATGGTAATTTAGGAAACAGAAATTTTATCTACGGTTTACCTGAAATCAACAAAAAACAACTTTTAGGAGCAAAAAGTATTGCAAATCCGGGATGTTTTGCGACAGCGATTCAACTGGCCTTGCTTCCATTAGCTCAAAAAGGATTGTTGAATGAGGTTTACACAACGGGAATTACAGGTTCAACAGGTGCCGGTCAGTCTTTGCAGTCAACTACGCATTTTACCTGGAGAAACGATAATATTTCAGCATATAAAACTTTGACACATCAACATGTAGATGAGATTTTACAGCAGTTAGTTTCTTTTAATACGAATGAAATCAGTCTAAATTTTGTTCCATGGAGAGGGGATTTTGCGAGAGGGATTTTTACAAGTTCCACAGTGAAAACAGATTTAGAACTTTCAGATATCAATCAATTGTATCAGGATTTTTATGCAGATGAACCTTTTGTAAAGGTAAGTGAGAAAGCAATTGATTTAAAACAGGTTGTCAATACCAATCGCTGTGTGATTCATATAGAAAAGAGTGGAAATGTTGCGGTTATTCATTCAGCGATTGACAATTTGTTAAAAGGAGCTTCCGGACAAGCGGTTCAAAATATGAATATTGCAATGGGCTGGGAAGAAAATTCAGGATTGAACTTGAAACCTGTAGCGTTTTAA
- the argG gene encoding argininosuccinate synthase, producing MSKKVILAFSGGLDTSYCAKYLSETLGYEVYAVTVNTGGFSKEEEKELEKKAFNLGVKEYRCIDAQEDYYNSCVKYLIFGNVLKNNTYPLSVSAERTIQAQEIAKCAIEIGADAIAHGSTGAGNDQVRFDLIFQVMCPNVEIITPIRDMSLSREEEIEFLKSHGYEMEFQKAQYSVNKGLWGTSVGGKETLTSRNYLPEEAFPSQIKETQPSELEIEFKNGEVVAVNGENFEHSVYAIQKIEELASAYGIGRDIHVGDTIVGIKGRVGFEAAAASVIIKAHHLLEKHTLSKYQQMMKSQLSDWYGNWLHEALFLDPVMRNIESFLVDSQKTVSGKVFITLHSYRFILNGIESKHDLMSDKFGSYGEANRVWTGEDVKGYTKIVSNSLNIYHQINR from the coding sequence ATGAGCAAGAAAGTAATCTTAGCGTTTAGCGGAGGTCTAGATACCTCTTACTGTGCCAAATATTTGAGTGAAACGCTTGGATATGAGGTGTATGCAGTAACTGTAAATACCGGAGGTTTTTCTAAAGAAGAGGAAAAAGAATTGGAGAAAAAAGCCTTTAATCTTGGGGTAAAAGAATACAGGTGCATTGATGCTCAAGAAGATTATTACAATTCTTGCGTAAAATATTTGATCTTTGGTAATGTCTTGAAAAACAATACGTATCCATTGTCTGTAAGTGCTGAACGTACGATCCAAGCGCAGGAAATTGCGAAATGTGCCATTGAAATTGGTGCTGATGCGATCGCTCACGGAAGTACAGGTGCTGGAAATGACCAAGTTCGTTTCGACTTGATTTTTCAGGTAATGTGCCCAAATGTAGAAATTATTACGCCAATTCGTGATATGTCTTTATCTCGTGAAGAAGAAATTGAATTTTTGAAAAGCCATGGCTACGAAATGGAGTTCCAGAAAGCGCAATATTCTGTAAATAAAGGACTTTGGGGAACTTCAGTTGGTGGAAAAGAAACGTTGACTTCAAGAAATTATCTTCCGGAAGAAGCTTTTCCTTCGCAAATTAAAGAAACTCAGCCTTCGGAATTGGAAATTGAGTTCAAAAATGGTGAAGTTGTAGCAGTAAATGGAGAAAATTTTGAACATTCGGTGTATGCCATTCAAAAGATTGAAGAATTGGCTTCGGCGTACGGAATTGGTCGTGATATTCACGTTGGAGATACAATTGTTGGAATTAAAGGAAGAGTTGGTTTTGAAGCGGCAGCAGCGTCTGTGATTATCAAAGCGCACCATTTATTGGAAAAACATACGCTTTCAAAATATCAGCAGATGATGAAATCTCAATTATCTGATTGGTACGGAAACTGGCTTCACGAAGCACTTTTCTTAGATCCTGTGATGAGAAATATAGAGTCTTTTTTAGTCGATTCTCAAAAAACGGTAAGCGGAAAAGTATTTATAACCCTTCACTCATACAGATTTATCTTAAATGGAATTGAATCTAAGCATGATCTAATGTCCGATAAATTCGGAAGTTATGGCGAAGCAAACAGAGTATGGACGGGAGAAGATGTGAAAGGCTATACAAAAATTGTAAGCAATTCTTTAAATATATATCATCAGATAAATAGATAA
- a CDS encoding GNAT family N-acetyltransferase: MEIEISSCEHLMYVSEIQQEMYDSAQRRGTGIAKRSIEYLSKKISDGNAVIATENGEWVGFCYIETWSHGQFVANSGLIVSPNFRNRGVATLIKNRVFQLSRGKYPTAKVFGLTTGLAVMKINSDLGYKPVIYSELTQDEEFWDGCKNCVNYEILMKKERKNCLCTAMLFVPENNKVNGVVNNQPENQYKNEQESNLSV, translated from the coding sequence ATGGAAATAGAAATTTCCTCATGCGAACATTTAATGTATGTGAGTGAAATACAGCAGGAAATGTATGATTCTGCACAGCGACGAGGGACGGGCATCGCAAAACGTTCCATAGAATATTTAAGTAAAAAGATTTCAGATGGTAATGCTGTAATAGCCACTGAAAACGGCGAATGGGTGGGTTTCTGTTATATAGAAACTTGGTCACATGGTCAGTTTGTGGCCAACTCAGGGTTGATTGTTTCTCCCAATTTTAGGAATAGAGGAGTAGCAACTTTGATAAAAAATAGAGTTTTTCAATTGTCCAGAGGAAAATATCCGACTGCGAAAGTTTTTGGATTGACAACAGGCCTTGCCGTAATGAAAATCAACAGTGATTTAGGTTATAAACCTGTAATTTATTCTGAATTAACACAAGATGAAGAATTCTGGGACGGTTGTAAAAACTGTGTGAATTATGAAATTTTAATGAAAAAAGAACGTAAAAACTGTCTTTGCACAGCAATGCTTTTCGTTCCTGAAAATAATAAAGTAAATGGTGTTGTAAATAATCAACCCGAAAATCAATATAAAAATGAGCAAGAAAGTAATCTTAGCGTTTAG
- a CDS encoding transposase-like zinc-binding domain-containing protein yields the protein MESNCPKCNSNKIVKSGIINEKQRFLCKECNYYFTVKKLGKKIDDYYVTKALQLYLEGLSFREIERIIGVSHVTISSWIKKYNIMRPPHSEFHPVYKILKQNELIEYIAQEENLKNSGIIITQFADKYMLIKWERFKK from the coding sequence ATGGAAAGTAATTGCCCCAAATGCAACAGCAATAAAATTGTAAAAAGCGGAATCATCAATGAGAAGCAAAGATTCCTTTGTAAGGAGTGTAATTATTATTTTACAGTTAAAAAATTAGGCAAAAAAATAGACGATTACTACGTAACAAAAGCACTTCAATTATATCTTGAAGGTTTAAGTTTTCGTGAAATAGAAAGGATTATCGGCGTTTCCCACGTTACAATTAGTTCATGGATCAAGAAATATAATATCATGAGACCGCCCCATTCCGAATTTCATCCGGTATATAAAATTTTAAAGCAAAATGAATTAATCGAATATATTGCTCAAGAAGAAAATCTTAAAAACTCAGGAATTATTATTACTCAGTTTGCAGATAAATATATGTTGATCAAATGGGAACGTTTTAAAAAATAG
- a CDS encoding porin, whose product MKKILTFIGLALISNSLYSQGSPDYGSGLKLNLNPQGDKYVRFILWDQFWLRNTQMNPGSMVGGEPTDNSWSLGNRRLRVLAYAQISKRYMILAHFGINNQTFINGGGSGTSGTGGYGNGKKPQMFFHDAWNEYAVILPGEAGKFSLSLGAGLHYYMGLSRMTMASTLNFLTVDSPIFTWPLIDNSDQFARQLGIFAKGKYGKLEYRFSLNKPFATDLIPANVTDPTKAVAVDNNGNPNFSKAGYVEYQFLDEESNTLPFKVGSYLGTKKVFNVGAGFYHQKDGTRTSVNSTIEKHDITLVAVDAFADIPLGNAKNKMAVSAYAGYYNYQFGPNYIRNLGIMNIAASDPNFIGNKAIAGAGNLQPTIGTGNIIYAQAGLLLPNQVEKPKVRIQPFAAYTHKSFDALEKSSSQFDIGANWFIDGHHAKITTQYSTRPVYTSPTESPSSKGEFIMQFQIYL is encoded by the coding sequence ATGAAGAAAATACTCACATTTATTGGATTAGCTCTAATCAGTAATTCTTTATACTCACAAGGCTCGCCCGATTACGGAAGCGGACTCAAATTAAACCTCAATCCTCAAGGCGACAAATACGTCAGATTTATTCTCTGGGATCAGTTTTGGCTAAGAAATACCCAAATGAACCCTGGAAGTATGGTCGGCGGAGAACCAACAGACAATTCCTGGAGCCTAGGAAACAGACGATTACGTGTTCTAGCATACGCTCAGATTTCCAAAAGATACATGATTCTGGCTCATTTTGGGATTAATAACCAAACATTTATCAATGGCGGCGGCTCGGGAACTTCTGGAACTGGAGGTTATGGAAACGGCAAAAAGCCTCAAATGTTTTTTCATGATGCTTGGAACGAATACGCAGTTATTTTACCTGGAGAAGCAGGAAAATTCAGTTTATCTTTAGGTGCGGGACTACATTATTACATGGGACTTTCCCGTATGACAATGGCTTCTACATTAAATTTTCTTACGGTTGACTCCCCTATTTTCACTTGGCCCTTGATCGACAACTCAGACCAGTTTGCAAGACAACTTGGAATATTTGCTAAAGGAAAATACGGCAAATTAGAATATCGTTTTAGTTTAAATAAACCTTTTGCAACAGATTTAATTCCTGCGAATGTAACTGATCCCACAAAAGCCGTAGCAGTTGATAATAACGGAAATCCTAATTTTTCAAAAGCAGGTTATGTTGAATATCAGTTTCTTGACGAAGAATCCAACACACTTCCGTTTAAAGTAGGTTCTTATTTGGGAACAAAGAAAGTGTTTAACGTTGGCGCAGGTTTTTATCATCAAAAAGACGGAACAAGAACTTCCGTTAATTCAACGATAGAAAAACACGACATCACGCTTGTGGCAGTAGATGCTTTCGCAGATATTCCTTTGGGAAATGCTAAAAATAAAATGGCAGTTTCCGCGTATGCAGGTTATTATAACTATCAATTTGGCCCGAATTATATCAGAAATTTAGGCATTATGAATATTGCTGCTTCCGATCCCAATTTTATCGGTAATAAAGCCATCGCAGGAGCAGGAAATCTACAACCAACCATCGGAACAGGTAATATTATCTACGCACAAGCCGGTTTACTATTGCCCAATCAGGTAGAGAAACCAAAAGTAAGAATTCAGCCTTTTGCAGCTTACACCCATAAAAGTTTTGATGCTTTAGAAAAATCATCTTCACAGTTTGATATCGGAGCAAATTGGTTTATAGACGGCCATCATGCGAAAATCACCACGCAATATTCAACAAGACCAGTTTATACGAGTCCGACAGAAAGTCCATCTTCCAAAGGTGAATTTATTATGCAATTTCAAATTTATTTATAA